A single region of the Microlunatus panaciterrae genome encodes:
- the pyrH gene encoding UMP kinase, which yields MTHPYRRVLLKLSGEAFGGGKVGVDPDVVASVAKQIAEVVATGVQVAIVVGGGNFFRGAELQQRGMERDRADYMGMLGTVMNCLALQDFCEKAGVQTRVQTAIAMGQVAEPYIPRRAERHLEKGRVVIFGAGSGMPYFSTDTVAAQRALEIGAEVLLMGKQGTDGVYDSDPAHNPDAVKFDDLTYDEYLARDLKVADATAISMARDYSLPMIFFSLDDDGNIGRAVAGEKIGTTVHN from the coding sequence ATGACCCATCCCTATCGACGAGTCCTGCTGAAGCTCTCCGGTGAGGCGTTCGGCGGCGGCAAGGTGGGCGTCGACCCCGACGTCGTGGCCAGTGTCGCCAAGCAGATCGCCGAGGTGGTGGCCACCGGCGTCCAGGTGGCCATCGTCGTCGGCGGCGGCAACTTCTTCCGTGGGGCCGAGCTGCAGCAGCGCGGGATGGAACGCGACCGGGCCGACTACATGGGCATGCTCGGCACGGTGATGAACTGTCTGGCGCTGCAGGACTTCTGCGAGAAGGCCGGCGTCCAGACCCGGGTGCAGACCGCGATCGCGATGGGCCAGGTGGCGGAGCCCTACATTCCGCGCCGGGCCGAGCGGCACCTGGAGAAGGGTCGGGTCGTGATCTTCGGCGCCGGCTCCGGCATGCCGTACTTCTCCACCGACACGGTGGCTGCTCAGCGCGCGCTGGAGATCGGGGCCGAGGTGCTGCTGATGGGCAAGCAGGGAACCGACGGGGTGTACGACTCCGACCCCGCGCACAACCCGGACGCGGTCAAGTTCGACGACCTGACCTACGACGAGTATCTGGCACGGGACCTGAAGGTGGCCGACGCCACCGCCATCAGCATGGCCCGCGACTACTCGCTGCCGATGATCTTCTTCAGCCTGGACGACGACGGCAACATCGGCCGGGCCGTCGCGGGTGAGAAGATCGGTACAACAGTCCACAACTGA
- the frr gene encoding ribosome recycling factor produces MSDILRDAESKMANAIEYAKEEFAAIRTGRAHPAMFAKLTADYYGTQTPLQQLATFQVPEARMVIISPFDKNATSAIEKSIRDSDLGANPTNDGTTLRVSLPELTEDRRKEYIKLAKTKAEDARISIRGARRTAKEALDKLVKDKQVGEDEAVRAEKQLDAATKKHTDVIDDVLKHKEAELLEV; encoded by the coding sequence ATCTCCGACATCCTGCGCGACGCCGAATCCAAGATGGCCAACGCGATCGAGTACGCCAAAGAGGAGTTCGCGGCGATCCGTACCGGCCGTGCACATCCGGCCATGTTCGCGAAGCTGACCGCCGACTACTACGGCACCCAGACCCCGCTCCAGCAGCTGGCCACCTTCCAGGTGCCGGAGGCTCGGATGGTCATCATCAGCCCGTTCGACAAGAACGCCACCAGCGCGATCGAGAAGTCGATCCGCGACTCCGACCTGGGCGCCAACCCGACCAACGACGGCACCACGCTCCGGGTCAGCCTGCCCGAGCTGACCGAGGACCGGCGCAAGGAGTACATCAAGCTGGCCAAGACCAAGGCGGAGGACGCCCGGATCTCGATCCGCGGCGCCCGCCGGACCGCCAAGGAGGCCCTGGACAAGCTGGTCAAGGACAAGCAGGTCGGTGAGGACGAGGCGGTCCGGGCGGAGAAGCAGCTCGACGCTGCCACCAAGAAGCACACCGATGTCATCGACGACGTCCTCAAGCACAAGGAAGCCGAGCTCCTCGAGGTCTGA
- a CDS encoding phosphatidate cytidylyltransferase: protein MTDTPPAEVPSTAPVQRHGRAGRNLPVAIAVGVGLGAYVVLTLLFFNWGFVALVALALCLGSVELYQALQRQGMKAAIVPILIGTIAIVIGSYFAGQQEPVVFATNSILLASLALTVLACLLWRMPQGAQGFVKDAAASLMIIGYVPLLGSFSALLLAGENGTVRVVTFLLVVVMGDTGGYVLGVLFGKHPMAPRISPKKSWEGLAGSFLFGVVAGVLMAIYGLHVPFWVGLILGVSLVAVGTCGDLVESMIKRDMGIKDMSSFIPGHGGVMDRLDSLLIAAPVAWLIMYVLVPGG, encoded by the coding sequence GTGACCGACACCCCCCCCGCCGAGGTCCCCTCGACCGCCCCGGTACAGCGACATGGTCGGGCCGGTCGCAACCTTCCGGTGGCGATCGCGGTCGGGGTGGGGCTGGGCGCCTACGTCGTGCTCACCCTGCTCTTCTTCAACTGGGGCTTCGTCGCCCTGGTGGCCCTCGCCCTCTGCCTCGGCTCGGTCGAGCTCTACCAGGCGCTGCAGCGCCAGGGCATGAAGGCGGCCATCGTGCCGATCCTCATCGGCACCATCGCCATCGTGATCGGGTCGTACTTCGCCGGCCAGCAGGAGCCGGTGGTGTTCGCCACCAACTCCATCCTGCTGGCGTCGCTGGCCCTGACCGTGCTGGCCTGCCTGCTGTGGCGGATGCCGCAGGGGGCCCAGGGATTCGTCAAGGACGCGGCGGCCAGCCTGATGATCATCGGCTATGTGCCGCTGCTGGGTTCCTTCAGCGCACTGTTGCTGGCCGGTGAGAACGGCACCGTGAGGGTGGTCACGTTCCTGCTGGTGGTGGTGATGGGCGACACCGGCGGATATGTGCTGGGGGTGCTGTTCGGCAAGCACCCGATGGCGCCGCGGATCAGCCCGAAGAAGTCCTGGGAAGGGCTGGCCGGTTCGTTCCTGTTCGGAGTCGTCGCCGGCGTCCTGATGGCGATCTACGGTCTGCACGTCCCGTTCTGGGTCGGCCTGATCCTCGGTGTGTCACTGGTGGCGGTGGGCACCTGCGGTGACCTGGTCGAGTCGATGATCAAGCGCGATATGGGGATCAAGGACATGAGCTCCTTCATCCCCGGCCATGGCGGGGTGATGGATCGTCTCGACTCGCTGCTGATCGCTGCTCCGGTAGCCTGGCTGATTATGTATGTACTGGTGCCCGGCGGATGA
- the rlmN gene encoding 23S rRNA (adenine(2503)-C(2))-methyltransferase RlmN, with protein MSRQLPLVFEAPRRGQPPRHWADLSVSERREAMVTAGQSAFRARQLSVHYFERLAADPADWTDIPAAVRSQLSELFLPPLLHPVHVLSCDGDTTVKTLWKLHDGALVESVLMRYPDRVTMCVSSQAGCGMACPFCATGQGGLQRNMSTAEIVEQVLDGARKLAAGQVPGGIGRVNNVVFMGMGEPLANYKAVIGAVRQLTAPQPDGLGMSARGITVSTVGLVPRMQQLATEGIPVTLALSLHAPDDELRDELVPINTRWNVDEVVDAAWEYARTTKRRVSIEYILIRDINDQAFRADLLAKVLKRRGNWGWVHVNLIPLNPTPGSKWTASRRRDEEEFVARLRAKGVPVTIRDTRGREIDGACGQLAAHEA; from the coding sequence ATGAGCCGACAACTCCCGCTGGTGTTCGAGGCCCCGAGGCGCGGCCAGCCGCCCAGGCACTGGGCGGACCTGAGCGTGTCCGAACGCCGAGAGGCGATGGTGACCGCCGGCCAGAGCGCTTTTCGGGCGCGGCAGCTGTCGGTGCACTACTTCGAACGCCTGGCTGCCGACCCGGCTGACTGGACCGACATCCCGGCCGCTGTCCGGTCGCAGCTGAGCGAGCTGTTCCTGCCGCCGCTGCTGCACCCGGTGCACGTGCTGAGCTGCGACGGTGACACCACGGTCAAGACGCTGTGGAAGCTGCATGACGGTGCCCTGGTCGAGAGCGTGCTGATGCGCTACCCGGACCGGGTCACGATGTGCGTGTCCAGCCAGGCCGGCTGCGGGATGGCCTGCCCGTTCTGCGCCACCGGACAGGGCGGGCTGCAGCGCAACATGAGCACAGCCGAGATCGTCGAGCAGGTCCTCGACGGCGCCCGGAAGCTCGCCGCCGGTCAGGTGCCGGGTGGCATCGGCCGGGTCAACAACGTCGTCTTCATGGGCATGGGCGAGCCGCTGGCCAACTACAAGGCCGTGATCGGCGCCGTCCGGCAGCTGACCGCCCCCCAGCCGGACGGTCTGGGAATGAGCGCCCGCGGCATCACCGTCTCGACCGTCGGCCTGGTGCCGCGGATGCAGCAGCTGGCGACCGAAGGCATCCCGGTGACCCTGGCGCTGTCGCTGCACGCCCCCGATGACGAGCTGCGCGACGAGCTGGTGCCGATCAACACCCGGTGGAACGTCGACGAGGTCGTCGACGCGGCCTGGGAGTACGCCCGGACCACCAAGCGCCGGGTGTCGATCGAGTACATCCTGATCCGCGACATCAATGACCAGGCGTTCCGGGCCGACCTGCTGGCGAAGGTGCTGAAGCGGCGCGGCAACTGGGGCTGGGTGCATGTGAACCTGATCCCGCTGAACCCGACCCCCGGGTCGAAGTGGACGGCCTCGAGGCGGCGGGACGAGGAGGAGTTCGTGGCCCGGCTGAGGGCCAAGGGCGTCCCGGTGACCATCCGCGACACCCGCGGCCGTGAGATCGACGGTGCCTGCGGGCAGCTCGCGGCGCACGAGGCCTGA